A window of the Lactuca sativa cultivar Salinas chromosome 5, Lsat_Salinas_v11, whole genome shotgun sequence genome harbors these coding sequences:
- the LOC111876583 gene encoding uncharacterized protein LOC111876583 — MSCLVGCCASLTCGLCTSAASTITKKSARLGYCGLFGLSLIVSWVLREVGTPLLKQIPWINTSDTLSDEWFQMEAVLRVSLGNCLFFTILALLLIGVKDQNDTRDAWHHGGWIFKILIWALLIILMFFLPNPVISVYGWISKFGAGFFLLVQVIILLDATHSWNDAWVARDEQKWFVALLVVSITCYIAAFAIPGVLFIWFNPSGYDCGLNIFFLVMTMILSLSFGIIALHPAVNGSLLPASVISVYCAYVCYTALSAEPRDYACNGLNKSKAVTTSTLILGMLTTVLSVLYSALRAGSSTTFLSPPSSPRAGERASLLESDELEEGKKGKKDSEPRPVTYSYMFFHLIFASASMYSAMLLSGWSSSESSDLIDVGWTSVWVRIGTEWVTAGLYIWSLLAPLMFPDREFY, encoded by the exons ATGTCGTGTTTGGTTGGATGCTGTGCGTCTTTGACTTGCGGTTTGTGCACATCGGCGGCATCAACAATCACAAAGAAATCAGCTAGGCTCGGCTATTGCGGTCTCTTTGGTCTCTCTTTGATCGTCTCTTGGGTCCTTCGTGAAGTCGGCACTCCTCTTTTGAAGCAAATCCCAT GGATAAACACTTCCGATACTCTGTCGGATGAATGGTTCCAAATGGAAGCTGTTCTTCGTGTCAGCCTTGGAAATTGCTTGTTTTTCACAATACTTGCTCTTTTGCTGATTGGTGTAAAGGATCAAAACGACACACGTGATGCTTGGCACCATGGTGGATGGATCTTCAAGATTTTGATCTGGGCTTTGCTTATCATTCTCATGTTCTTCCTTCCGAATCCAGTCATATCAGTCTATG GATGGATATCAAAGTTTGGAGCAGGGTTCTTCTTACTAGTCCAAGTGATTATATTATTGGATGCTACACATTCATGGAACGATGCTTGGGTTGCCAGAGATGAAcaaaagtg GTTTGTTGCTTTACTTGTGGTATCAATCACTTGCTATATTGCTGCCTTTGCAATTCCAGGAGTGTTGTTTATTTGGTTCAATCCCTCTGGCTATGACTGTGGTCTAAATATCTTCTTTCTTGTCATGACAATGATTCTTTCACTTTCATTTGGCATCATTGCGCTACATCCAGCT GTGAATGGTAGTCTTTTACCCGCATCAGTGATCTCAGTTTACTGTGCTTATGTTTGTTACACTGCTCTCTCTGCTGAACCCCGAGATTACGCGTGCAATGGTCTTAACAAATCAAAAGCAGTCACAACAAGTACACTTATTCTTGGCATGCTTACAACTGTTCTTTCGGTTTTATATTCCGCTCTTCGTGCTGGATCTTCTACCACCTTCCTTTCTCCTCCATCTTCTCCAAGAGCAG GCGAAAGAGCATCGCTTCTAGAATCCGATGAACTGGAAGAAGGGAAAAAAGGCAAGAAAGATAGTGAACCGAGGCCCGTGACTTATTCATACATGTTTTTCCATTTGATATTTGCATCAGCGAGTATGTATTCAGCAATGCTTTTATCGGGGTGGAGTAGTTCGGAAAGCTCGGATCTCATTGATGTCGGGTGGACATCGGTTTGGGTTCGTATAGGCACTGAATGGGTCACGGCCGGGCTTTATATTTGGTCCCTACTTGCCCCGCTTATGTTCCCGGATCGTGAGTTTTATTAG